A stretch of the Vigna radiata var. radiata cultivar VC1973A chromosome 7, Vradiata_ver6, whole genome shotgun sequence genome encodes the following:
- the LOC111242127 gene encoding uncharacterized protein LOC111242127 codes for MTPKKSLLDFISKVELIVKPHSGHFHILTLIFLFPFSLFLLLSPTISNLFHFFTKNSPSLLPPQTINPTFLLYSLFLLLFSNSGIITIIYSVFHFSHGQPVNLQSTIKSISTSFLPLLATTIVSQLIFFFFSFIYGLLLILLIHGAKLFQLTLLPHSSPIFIGFLILLPMIVVQTYLEVNWILASVIVVVESCWGMEPLRRSVKLIKGMKGVALSCIFLYGSVGLIVLLNYLSLTRVHDGFTESWFDAVLKWVLILIGSYSQAIIMLSKVAVTTVLYIYCKANNFEIAEEFGKDYDDGKVSLVV; via the coding sequence ATGACCCCTAAGAAGAGCCTTTTGGACttcatttctaaagttgagcTCATCGTCAAACCACATTCTGGTCACTTCCACATTCTCActctcatcttcctcttccccttctccctcttcctcctcctctctcCCACCATCTCTAACCTTTTTCACTTCTTCACCAAAAACTCTCCCAGCCTTCTTCCACCACAAACCATCAACCCCACCTTTCTCCTCTATTCTCTCTTCCTTTTGCTTTTCTCCAACTCTGGAATCATCACCATCATCTATAGTGTTTTCCACTTCTCCCATGGCCAACCCGTTAACCTCCAATCCACCATAAAGTCCATTTCCACTTCCTTCCTACCCCTCCTCGCCACCACCATCGTTTCCcaactcattttcttcttcttctcttttatcTACGGTCTTCTCTTGATTCTTCTCATTCACGGGGCCAAGCTTTTCCAACTAACGCTTCTTCCACACTCCTCACCCATCTTCATAGGATTCTTAATTCTTCTTCCTATGATAGTCGTGCAGACATATTTGGAAGTTAACTGGATCCTAGCGAGTGTTATTGTGGTGGTGGAATCATGTTGGGGTATGGAGCCCCTGAGAAGAAGTGTGAAATTGATTAAGGGAATGAAAGGAGTGGCCCTATCTTGTATCTTCTTGTATGGATCGGTGGGGTTGATCGTGTTGTTGAACTACCTTTCTTTGACGAGGGTACATGATGGATTTACAGAAAGTTGGTTTGATGCGGTGTTGAAATGGGTGCTGATTCTGATAGGTTCTTATTCCCAGGCTATTATCATGCTTTCTAAGGTTGCTGTTACTACAGTGTTGTACATATACTGCAAGGCAAATAACTTTGAGATTGCAGAGGAGTTTGGAAAGGATTATGATGATGGGAAAGTCTCGCTTGTTGTTTGA
- the LOC106767527 gene encoding uncharacterized protein LOC106767527, producing MAPKKSLWDFMSEVKLVVKPHSRHFHILCLIFLYPVCLSLLLSPTISNLFDYFFIKNSSSLLPPQTINPTFLLYSLFLSLFSNCGIITIIYSVFHFSHNQPVNLPSTIKSISTSFLPLLATTIVSQLIFFFISLFYGLLFILLIHGAKLFHLTVLPHSSPFILGFLILLPIIVVQTYLEVNWILASVIVVVESCWGMEPLRRSAKLIKGMKGVALSCIFFYGFSGLIMVLNLLYLTRGHDGFTESWFAAVLKWVLILLGSYTQAIIMFSRIALITVLYIYCKANNVEIAEEFGKEYVSLPFHDDGKVSQIV from the coding sequence ATGGCCCCCAAGAAGAGCCTTTGGGACTTCATGTCTGAAGTTAAGCTCGTCGTCAAACCACATTCTCGTCACTTCCATATTCTAtgtctcatcttcctctatcctGTCTGCCTCTCCCTCCTCCTCTCTCCCACCATCTCTAACCTTTTCGACTACTTCTTCATCAAAAACTCTTCCAGCCTTCTTCCACCACAAACCATCAACCCTACCTTTCTCCTCTATTCTCTTTTCCTTTCGCTTTTCTCCAACTGTGGAATCATCACCATCATCTATAGCGTTTTCCATTTCTCCCATAACCAACCTGTGAACCTCCCATCCACCATAAAGTCCATTTCCACTTCCTTCCTACCCCTCCTCGCCACCACCATCGTTTCCCaactcatcttcttcttcatctctctTTTCTACGGTCTTCTCTTCATTCTTCTCATTCATGGGGCCAAGCTTTTCCATCTAACGGTTCTTCCACACTCCTCACCCTTCATCCTAGGATTCTTAATTCTTCTTCCTATCATAGTCGTGCAGACGTATTTGGAAGTTAACTGGATCCTTGCGAGTGTTATTGTGGTGGTGGAATCATGTTGGGGTATGGAGCCCCTCAGAAGAAGTGCGAAGTTGATTAAGGGAATGAAAGGAGTGGCCCTATCTTGTATCTTCTTCTATGGATTCTCGGGGTTGATCATGGTTTTGAACTTGCTTTATTTGACGAGGGGCCATGATGGATTTACAGAAAGTTGGTTTGCGGCGGTGTTGAAATGGGTGCTGATTCTGTTAGGTTCTTATACCCAGGCTATTATTATGTTTTCTAGGATTGCTCTTATTACAGTATTGTATATATACTGCAAGGCAAATAATGTTGAGATTGCAGAGGAGTTTGGAAAGGAATATGTTAGCTTGCCCTTCCATGATGATGGGAAAGTCTCGCAGATTGTTTGA